CCGTAGGCATCGGTGACGGCGTCGATGAGGATCTTCTTGGACTCGGGGGTGAGGGTTCCGGCGGGGACCTTCAGGTTCGCGAAAGGCATGACTCTCCTTGGGATTGTTTTTCGCAGTGAGGATTTAGATGATTCCGCCGTTGGCGCGGAGCACCTGACCGTTGACCCAGCGGCCGGTCGGCCCGGCCAGGAAGGCCACGACGTCGGCAATGTCTTCCGGGGTGCCCAGGCGCTCCAGCGGAGCCTGCTTGGCCAGGTGGTCGATCGTGGGCTGGTCTTTGCCCTCGAGGAACAGCTCGGTCGCCGTCGGGCCGGGGGCCACCGTGTTGACCGTGATGTCACGCCCCCGCAGTTCGCGGGCCAGGATCAGCGTGGCCGCCTCGACCGCACCCTTACTGGCCGCGTAGCCGCCGTAGGTCGGGAACTGTAGCCCGACCACCGAGGTCGACAGCGTGACCACGGCGCCACCCGCGCGCACCCGCCGCGCCGCTTCCCGCAGGACCACGAAGGTGCCACGGATGTTGGTGCGGTGCATGGCATCCAGGTCGTCGAGGTTGATCTCGGCGATCGTGGTCAGAGACATCCGCCCGGCCGAGTTCACCACCACGTCGACACTGCCGAACTCGGCCTCCGCCGTGTCGAACATCGCTGCGACCGCGTGCTCGTCGGCGACGTCGGCCTGGAAGGCCACGGCCCGTCCGCCCGCGGCGGTGATCTCCTGCACCACGGCGGCGGCGGCCTCGGCCCGCCCCGCGTACCCGACGACGACGGCCTGCCCCTGCGTGGCCAGGGTGAGGGCGATCTGCCGGCCGATACCCCGGCTGGCCCCGGTGACGACTGCTACGCGCTGCTGGCTCATGGCTCTCCTCCAGGAAATTACTGCCGCGACGTGTCCGTAGCGGCGATACGAAACAAAGGTAGCAGTGATGTGGATTCACTGCTACCTCTGGTGCGTATCGATGAATCGACCGCTAGGGGCGGTCGTGGAGGAACCAGGCGTTGGTGTGGGCCAGGTCCCAGGCCAGCGAGATCTGGGGTATCTGGAGACTGCCTCCCAGTGCCAGCTGCTGCCGCGCGAGGTTCCAGGCTTCCGGCCCGAAGCGCGGTCGCCGGGTGCTGACGAACTGGAGCATGGTTCCCCAGGACGCGACGAGTTCGGCACCCCAGGCCTGATGCCATTGCTGCAGGCAGGCGGCCAGAACCTGATGGTTGTCCTCGCCGAAATAGTCCAGCCAGGTCATCGGCGACCAGGCACTGGTCGTGGGGAGCAGAGCCAGGTAGACGTGATCGGGGATGTACCAGTTCAGTGCCCCGGAGGTCTCCTTCCCACCGGGGTGACTCAGCTGCGCGAGCCGCGCCGGGTCGTCCCAGATCTGATCGAGGAGGTGGCGGTTCAGGCCGTTCCAGGTGATCGAGGCCGGTATGCCGGGCAGGAGCTCACGCGCCAGGGCGTCGGGATTCCATTCCGGTCCGGTCCGCCAGAAGCCCAGGAGCTGCGAGACGGTCTCCAGATTGACGGTCTCCACGGGTTCGTCGCTCTCCCGGCCGTACATCCCGGGCCACGGGTCCAGAGAGAAGGCGGCCGTCTCGATCCGGGCCAGTGCGGCCGGCTCGACCTCGGGGAACCCGAGTTCGTAGTTGTCGGAGACCGCGACCGGGCGTCGTCCGGTCACGGCCATCACGTCCCGCGCCGCCCTCCAGCCGGTGAGCACGTCGCTGGGGTCCGGCCACTGAACCGCCAGCACATCGCAGTCCGGAACCGGATCGACGTCCATCCCGTCCAGGGCGGTTCCCCGGAACGCGGCCATGA
The Kineosporia sp. NBRC 101731 genome window above contains:
- a CDS encoding SDR family oxidoreductase, with product MSQQRVAVVTGASRGIGRQIALTLATQGQAVVVGYAGRAEAAAAVVQEITAAGGRAVAFQADVADEHAVAAMFDTAEAEFGSVDVVVNSAGRMSLTTIAEINLDDLDAMHRTNIRGTFVVLREAARRVRAGGAVVTLSTSVVGLQFPTYGGYAASKGAVEAATLILARELRGRDITVNTVAPGPTATELFLEGKDQPTIDHLAKQAPLERLGTPEDIADVVAFLAGPTGRWVNGQVLRANGGII
- a CDS encoding DUF4253 domain-containing protein, whose amino-acid sequence is MLNQPDEIMAAFRGTALDGMDVDPVPDCDVLAVQWPDPSDVLTGWRAARDVMAVTGRRPVAVSDNYELGFPEVEPAALARIETAAFSLDPWPGMYGRESDEPVETVNLETVSQLLGFWRTGPEWNPDALARELLPGIPASITWNGLNRHLLDQIWDDPARLAQLSHPGGKETSGALNWYIPDHVYLALLPTTSAWSPMTWLDYFGEDNHQVLAACLQQWHQAWGAELVASWGTMLQFVSTRRPRFGPEAWNLARQQLALGGSLQIPQISLAWDLAHTNAWFLHDRP